The sequence below is a genomic window from Nostoc flagelliforme CCNUN1.
AGTAAACTTGATACCACCCACGTTCAGGTGAAATTCTAGGAACAATTGAATCTCCAAAAACTTCTCTTGCCAAGAAAGCAACATTCTGAGCTAAATCTATTTCTCTAGTAGTGTACTGTATGACATGATGTGGTAATGTACAACCGTCGCCAATTAAATGCCCTAATAAGGCAACTTCGGCATAAGTCATGGTTTGTTTACCAGGACTGGAGAGATGTCTTGGTAAACATAGATGTTGTTTAGGAGTTAACTCATCAAGTCTTTTCCAGCCATTAATTGTTAAAAATTTGTGATTACCTGTGGCACGGATTTTTCGGCCCAATCGAGTTGTTAAAGTAAACAGAGGCTTTATACCTGTGGAAAAAGCATTGCTAACAATTGCCTTTTCTAGCTGCATTGTAACTTCGTTCAACGCCCAAACTGCAAAACCAGATTTACCTGCTAATTCCCTAATTGGTACTTGCAGCCCACTATCTGCTAATGTCACCAGACTATCGCCTGCTAAACAACCTGATTCTCTTAAATCTGACAACATCGGACGCTTGTTAGTACGTGCTTCGACGCCTCGACTCAACTGAGATAGAGCAATAACTGGTACAGATAATTCCCGCGCTAAACCTTTGAGTTGACGCGTAATTTTTGATAATTCTTGTACGCGATTATCACCTGCTCCTTCCATCAATTGCAAGTAATCTATTACAATTAATCCTAATTCAGTTCCAATTTCAGCTTGCAGTCTTCTTGACTGACTCCGCATTTGTGTAACTGTAATATTCGGCGTGTCATCAATATAAATTGGCATTTCGGAAAGGATACCAATAGCACGGCTTAAAGGTTCCCACTGCGTTTGACTGAGGCGACCAGTTCGCAAATAACTACTTTCAATTTGCGCTTCACTAGCTAATAAACGTTGCGTCAGTTGCTCTTTTGACATTTCTAAGCTGAAAAAAGCAACTGGTAATTTATAAGAAGCGGCGATATTATGAGCAAGGTTTAAGCAAAATGCTGTATTGTGTACACAGATATCATTAGCAACAAAATTGTGTGTTTCTGGGATTGTTAAGTCATAAACTTGTTTGCATCCCATCGATTCAATGGAAACTATTTCATCCCAGTACACATCACTCGCTGCTAACTGTTGAAGTGGCAAATTTTCTAAAGTACTTGCTAATATCCAAAGCCTTTCTCGTGTTAAAGCACGTTTACCAACATGGATATTTGAATACCCTTGAATTCCGGCAAGTTGAGCTAAAAGAGTCCAAGGTTCATTACCTTTAGCTGTTGTTATCTGTTCCCAAATTTCTATTGGAATGAGGTCACAATTTGTTTGATATCTCTTTTTAGCTATTGCATCTGCGACCTTAGTTAATGCCTCTTCTTTGCCAAAAATACCAATTTCTGAGATAAAATTTTTGATGCTCTGGGCATCAGTAATATCTAATTTCCAAGCTGGTCTGCGAGTGTCTTTATATTTCACAGAGCGTTTTTTTAGACTGGCAATAATTCCAAATCGCAATAACAAATGTTGTATTTGTCTAGCTAATTTTTCGCTGACAGTACAGTAGCCTAACTGCGATTGACCGCTTGTAAGTAATGTAGCCCATCCATCGGTTGCAAACAAACGATTGAGGAATAAGGAAACTTGCGATCGCTCCAATTTAAAAATAACTTGCGGAATGATTTTGGCATCAGCTTTTTTGCCCCATAGCCCTATGTTTTCCAACCATGTTGTTAAAGGATTATTTTGCCCTTGAGACATAGCTGCATAGAGTATTGGGGTGCGTTCACTCCTAATTTCTATCCTAACTTTCAACTTGGGTGAAAAGCTGGTAACAGCGTATGTGAAATCATTTTGGATGCGAGAGTTAATATTAGTAAATTCTGGTGTTGAGTCTGTTAAGCACCCATCACCTATGAAATATGCCAATAATTTAACTTCACACTCGCGGATAGTTTCTGTACCAAATATATTAAGTTTACGAGCTACAGCAATTTTATCCCCTACTCTTAATTCTGAAAGTTGTCGCCATCCATTGAGGGTTAAATAAGGATGGGTGATAGTACTTTCAATATATCGTCCTAAACGAGTAGTAACACTAAAAACTGGTTTAATGCCGTCATTAACAAAGGCTGAAGCTTGAGTTAGATGAAACTTCCAATCATTTCCTAAAGTTATTAACTCAGCTTGCCGACGATCGTATATTTCTTTAATAGTTGAGATACTCCCGTCACTCAAAAGTATTTCCGCATTTTCATGCAAGCATTTCCCCATTGATGGGCGACCCGCGACAATGATCAAATCAGAACGCTGAAAGCCGCTAGTCATTGCATCTAAATCGTAAAATCCGCAGGGGATACCAGGTAAGGCGATGCCTTGATTTCGATCTTCAATATCTTGGAAATTATTAATTAAAGTATCAGAAATGTGAACTAAACCCGATTGGGGACGTTCTTGAGTAACGCCAAAAACTTTCTGTTCTGCTTGATCTAAAACCTGTGGTAATTCGGTTTCTGTTTCGTAACCTAGATGTACAATTTCATTGCCAGCTTTAATTAACTGTCGCCGCAGGTATTTGTCCATCACCAACCCTGCTAAGGCGTCGATGTTCACGGCTGACACTGTGCGGTCTACCAGAGTTGCTAATTTATTTCTGCCACCAATGCGAGCAAGCATTTCATGGTCAGTCAGCCAACTTGTGACTGAAAGTAAGTCTGTGGGTTTACCTTGGGTGTGGAGCCTCACAGCTGCCTGATAAATATCTTTGTGAGCGCTAATGTAAAAAGCTTCTGGAAGCAGGCGATCGCTAACTCGACTAATCGCTTCTGGATCTAGTAAAATACCTCCCAAAATCGCTTCTTCCGCCTCAATATTTTGTGGTGGGAGGCGATCGCTACCATCGCCTTGAAAATTCAATGCTTCAGCCATAAACGATTTTAGTTTTGAGATGAAAGCTATTTGAGAGTGGGGAGTAGGGAGTAGGGAGTGGTGAGTGGGGGTTAGGAGTTATCAGTCACCCTTACTTCCCTTGCTCTCTCATCTTCCTCATCCCCTTCATCTCCTCCCGCGTAACTTAACTAGCGACGACTTGAATATCGATTTGTGCCGCTACTTCCGAATACAGCTTGATTTCGGCTTGATAAGTACCAAGGTGATTAATATCGGGGATGGTAATTCCACGCCGATCGATTTCTTGACCGGTGGCTGCCTTAATTGCATCTACAACATCTTGGGTGGTGATAGTACCAAAAATTGCTTCGTTTTCACCAACTGGCTTGGCAATTGTCAAGCTGCCAACTTTTTCCAAAGATTCTTTTTGCTCAAGAGCTTGTTGTCTGAGTTCTAATTGCCGTTGACGCTCTTGCTCACGACGGCGTTCTACTTGCTTGAGAATACCAGGAGTGGCATTGGTTGCCAATTTCTGGGGAATCAGATAATTACGAGCGTAGCCAGGAGCTACTTCCACTAAATCGCCAGATTTTCCTAGCTTACTGATATCCTGATTTAAAACTAACTGCACGCGCTTCGCCATCGTTTTTCGTTTTTCCTGTAAAATCTGATTAATTTGGGTTTGGGCAGCATAGCTCACAATGTCAGTGCTGTATTCCAAGCTTTTGTGCCCATACCCTAAAGCTTACAGATCCTAGCGAAAGGAAGGGTGCGATCGCAACTATTAGAGAAAATTCAATGGGGAGTGGGGAGTAGGGAGTAGGGAGTGGGGAATGGGGAGATGAGGGGGATGAGGGAGTTAATAACCAATGCCCCATGCCCAATGCCCAATGCCCAATGCCCTAAAAATTATTTCTCATTTCCCGTATCCGCGCAAAGGTTTGGACTGCATCGCTACTCTTAACAGTTAATTGTAATGATTCCTGATCCCAACGTAAAAAGGGATTTGTTCGCTTCTCCACTCCCAGCAGCGAGGGGATGGTAGCTTCTCCTCGGCTACGGTAAGCTTTTACTTCATTGAAGCGTCTTTGTAAGTCGGTATTGTCGCCATCCACAGTTAGGGCAAATTGCAGATTTTTCAAGGTGTATTCATGGGCACACCATATGCGTGTATCATCGGGTAGAGAGCGCAATTTGCTTAAAGAGTCCACCATTTGGCTCGGTGTTCCTTCAAACAAGCGACCGCAACCGCCAGAAAATAAGGTATCGCCGCAAAATAAGTCGCCTGTCTCACCAGCTTTTTCTGGGGGAAAGTAGTAAACGATGTGAGCGCGGGTATGTCCGGGAACGAAGATAACTTCAGCTATGCGATCTGCAAACCCGACGCGATCGCCTTCTTGCAAAAACACCTGCTGACCGGGAATTCTACCACGATCCTCCGCTCCTCCATAAACTATCAGTTGCGGGAATTGTTCTATTAATTGCTTATTACCACCTACATGATCGTTATGGTGGTGCGTGTTGAAAATTGCTACTAACTCAGCTTGTAATTCTGCCAGTTTTTTTAATACTGGTTGAGACTCCGCTGGATCGACAACAGCGGCAATATTTTGTTTCTCATCATGCAACAAGAATATGTAGTTGTCTGAGAGTGCTTCCAGACGGATTACCTGCATTACCTCTGCCTCCCTTACAACATAAATGTTTGGTATTGAGTAGCAATTCTACATTCCAGTGAATAATAGTGCTACCTCCCCAAGCTATATTAAGTATTTATACTTTGTTTATTATAGCTATAGTGCAATATTAACCATGATGATATTATACAACCGTGCTTACAAGGTAATTATACTTAAACTAAATCAATTTCAGATGAATTTATCAGTAAAATTTCTCTGGGAATACCAACAAATAAAAAGTTAAATTTATTCTGTTATTTTTTAATTAAAAATAATAAACTTTCAAGTTAATATTTGGTTTATCTATACTCTATTAATTTGAATATAACTAAAAATAGAGTAGAATTTCGGAAAAATCTATATTTAATTTTTCAACTAAACAACAAGTATCATTTTATTTATGCCAGCACCAACTAAAGGATTTATTACAATTTTAACTGGACTATACTCTTTTCAAGATTGTATTCATTTTTTAGCGGCGGTTAGAAAGTTTCATCAAGAGCCGATCATTATTTTAATTGACCAAGTTCCAGTAGTCCTTCATCCGTTGCTTAAGGCGTTCAAAAATGTAATTTTAAAGCCAGCGCCTGCAAATGAAAATACTGTTTTAGCATCACGCCAAGCAAAATTGGCTCTATATGCGGCTTCTGAGTTTGACAAAACGATTTACCTAGATTCTGATATTTGTTTACTTTCAGATATCAATGATGTATTTGAGTATTTAGATGAATATGATTTTTTGCTAACTGAAGATGTGCAACCTTCTATTCTTAAGGCTACAAATTTATTACGTGGTAAACAAGAAGACCTTTTGCCCAATGTTTTGCCGATTTTGCAATCTGTAGGTTTACCATTACAAGCAGATAGTGTGCAATATAATGGCGGTTTTATGGCATTTCGGAAAACAGAAGTAACCAAGGTATTTTTTGAAGAATTTCAACGTTATTTTGAGATTGTCAAAAATAACCAAGATAAATTACTCCTAAAAGATCAAGGAGCTTTTGCTTCTGCGATCGCATCTGTACGCCCTCACATGAAAATACTGCCACCAACCTATAATTATCTCAGTAAGTGGCAGGATGCTTACAATATTCAGGATACAATTAAAGTTCTTCACTGTACCTATCCTTATCGGCCTCAATATGCTAAAAACATTACTCGTTCCTTATATACAAGGGTTTTTGACAGATTCGCTCAAGTTTTTTTACCAAATCAAGTTCAAAATCCCTGGCGTAAGAAATGATGCATTCATAAGTAGGAAAATTAGCATTTATGAAAGATAGATTAAAAGTATCGTTGCTTGTCTGGAATTTATCTACTAATGATGGTTTTATTCGTGCTTCGTTATTAAAAGCAGCCTTGATTAGGCTGGGATACGAAGTAGAAATCCTGGGCTTCTTATTTGGTAATGAGTTGTACGGAGCAATTCGCTTAGAATCTGAAGTATATGCTGTAGAAGGTATTAATTATCCAAGTTTTTTTAAATCCGTAGGTAAAATTTTAAAACATATTGATGGAGATATTATTTATGCAATTAAGCCTCAACCAGCTAGTTTTGGAGTCGCACTACTAAAGAAACTATACACTCGCCGAGCAGTAATTTTAGACATCGATGATTGGGAACTTAGCTGGCATGGCGGCGATGAATGGCAATATCGTCCCACACTCAAACAGCTAGCAAAAGACTTATTTAAAAAAGACGGGGTTTTGAGATTACCAAATCATCCTTTGTACTTGAAATGGATGGAAGCTTTGGTGAATCAAGCTAATGCAGTGACAGTACATACCGAATTTTTGCACCAACGTTTTGGTGGGACATTTGTTCCCAATGGCAAGGATACCTCTTTATTTGATCCCGCTCAATATGATGCTGAGTCTA
It includes:
- a CDS encoding replicative DNA helicase, translating into MAEALNFQGDGSDRLPPQNIEAEEAILGGILLDPEAISRVSDRLLPEAFYISAHKDIYQAAVRLHTQGKPTDLLSVTSWLTDHEMLARIGGRNKLATLVDRTVSAVNIDALAGLVMDKYLRRQLIKAGNEIVHLGYETETELPQVLDQAEQKVFGVTQERPQSGLVHISDTLINNFQDIEDRNQGIALPGIPCGFYDLDAMTSGFQRSDLIIVAGRPSMGKCLHENAEILLSDGSISTIKEIYDRRQAELITLGNDWKFHLTQASAFVNDGIKPVFSVTTRLGRYIESTITHPYLTLNGWRQLSELRVGDKIAVARKLNIFGTETIRECEVKLLAYFIGDGCLTDSTPEFTNINSRIQNDFTYAVTSFSPKLKVRIEIRSERTPILYAAMSQGQNNPLTTWLENIGLWGKKADAKIIPQVIFKLERSQVSLFLNRLFATDGWATLLTSGQSQLGYCTVSEKLARQIQHLLLRFGIIASLKKRSVKYKDTRRPAWKLDITDAQSIKNFISEIGIFGKEEALTKVADAIAKKRYQTNCDLIPIEIWEQITTAKGNEPWTLLAQLAGIQGYSNIHVGKRALTRERLWILASTLENLPLQQLAASDVYWDEIVSIESMGCKQVYDLTIPETHNFVANDICVHNTAFCLNLAHNIAASYKLPVAFFSLEMSKEQLTQRLLASEAQIESSYLRTGRLSQTQWEPLSRAIGILSEMPIYIDDTPNITVTQMRSQSRRLQAEIGTELGLIVIDYLQLMEGAGDNRVQELSKITRQLKGLARELSVPVIALSQLSRGVEARTNKRPMLSDLRESGCLAGDSLVTLADSGLQVPIRELAGKSGFAVWALNEVTMQLEKAIVSNAFSTGIKPLFTLTTRLGRKIRATGNHKFLTINGWKRLDELTPKQHLCLPRHLSSPGKQTMTYAEVALLGHLIGDGCTLPHHVIQYTTREIDLAQNVAFLAREVFGDSIVPRISPERGWYQVYLSAAQHLTHRVRNPIAKWLDSLGVFGLRSYEKFVPQELFSQPQELIGCFLRHLWSTDGCIKLVAGKKLRPIAYYATSSQRLAFDIQTLLLRLGINATLRAVPQVGKGRNQYHVIITGKPDLQLFIIHVGAVGEYKLRSLQDIFQHLENSIHNPNRDIIPKDVWKMEVVPAMQGIGFTTRILQASIGVSFCGSTLYKVNLSRERALKVGKVVQSSKLVTLAKSDVYWDEILSIEYSGEEEVFDLTVPGLHNFVANNIVVHNSIEQDADLVIMLYRDEYYSPDTPDRGIAEVIIAKHRNGPTGTAKLLFNPQFTKFQNLKI
- the rplI gene encoding 50S ribosomal protein L9 is translated as MAKRVQLVLNQDISKLGKSGDLVEVAPGYARNYLIPQKLATNATPGILKQVERRREQERQRQLELRQQALEQKESLEKVGSLTIAKPVGENEAIFGTITTQDVVDAIKAATGQEIDRRGITIPDINHLGTYQAEIKLYSEVAAQIDIQVVAS
- the gloB gene encoding hydroxyacylglutathione hydrolase — encoded protein: MQVIRLEALSDNYIFLLHDEKQNIAAVVDPAESQPVLKKLAELQAELVAIFNTHHHNDHVGGNKQLIEQFPQLIVYGGAEDRGRIPGQQVFLQEGDRVGFADRIAEVIFVPGHTRAHIVYYFPPEKAGETGDLFCGDTLFSGGCGRLFEGTPSQMVDSLSKLRSLPDDTRIWCAHEYTLKNLQFALTVDGDNTDLQRRFNEVKAYRSRGEATIPSLLGVEKRTNPFLRWDQESLQLTVKSSDAVQTFARIREMRNNF
- a CDS encoding putative nucleotide-diphospho-sugar transferase, with protein sequence MPAPTKGFITILTGLYSFQDCIHFLAAVRKFHQEPIIILIDQVPVVLHPLLKAFKNVILKPAPANENTVLASRQAKLALYAASEFDKTIYLDSDICLLSDINDVFEYLDEYDFLLTEDVQPSILKATNLLRGKQEDLLPNVLPILQSVGLPLQADSVQYNGGFMAFRKTEVTKVFFEEFQRYFEIVKNNQDKLLLKDQGAFASAIASVRPHMKILPPTYNYLSKWQDAYNIQDTIKVLHCTYPYRPQYAKNITRSLYTRVFDRFAQVFLPNQVQNPWRKK
- a CDS encoding glycosyltransferase family 4 protein, which encodes MKDRLKVSLLVWNLSTNDGFIRASLLKAALIRLGYEVEILGFLFGNELYGAIRLESEVYAVEGINYPSFFKSVGKILKHIDGDIIYAIKPQPASFGVALLKKLYTRRAVILDIDDWELSWHGGDEWQYRPTLKQLAKDLFKKDGVLRLPNHPLYLKWMEALVNQANAVTVHTEFLHQRFGGTFVPNGKDTSLFDPAQYDAESSRSRYGLSQYRILMFPGAPRPYKGLEDVLIALDKINQPDLRLVIVGGSPYDDYDQQLQQKWGRWIIKLPKYPADVMPDLVAAAHIVVVPQRDTPETRAQFPLKLTDGMAMAKPILSTRVGDIPKILGDTGYLVEPACPEQIAEQIQLIFQNLESANQRGIKARERCVEHYSIEAMASVLKSVIARL